The following proteins come from a genomic window of Sesamum indicum cultivar Zhongzhi No. 13 linkage group LG10, S_indicum_v1.0, whole genome shotgun sequence:
- the LOC105171366 gene encoding probable membrane-associated kinase regulator 1, protein MGRRTRKDHHYPTTKSHTLPSSPTHSFSSSSSSDFEFTISISPRKSSAALCPADELFYKGQLLPLHLSSRLSMVRTLLSSSSTSSSSDTTTTASRDSTASHSSSDSSSSSAADLLHHLDCDSSRPSSVTDDEFKRLTNASDNDILSLNYHHPRKSAKYFSLAKLSSVFRKENKNATPPSAYSAGGAAVKRVSSSAKEVIRKYLKKVKPLYEKLSQKQQQQQKMSCPPQSSSRISRSANTTLCLTKDKDEEFTTGVNYPKENTNTSISHSFSGNLRYPRRRSCISSCPSSMMSSPSHGKSGFGFAQMGRAGAGVYNSDASSMEELQSAIQGAIAHCKNSMLKNKNMVSNEI, encoded by the coding sequence ATGGGGCGGCGCACACGCAAAGACCACCACTACCCCACCACCAAGTCTCACACCCTTCCCTCCTCCCCCACCCACTCcttctcctcctcttcctcctccgaCTTCGAATTCACCATTTCCATCTCCCCCAGGAAATCCTCCGCCGCCCTCTGCCCAGCTGACGAGTTATTCTATAAGGGCCAGCTCCTTCCCCTCCACCTCTCCTCCCGTCTCTCCATGGTCAGAACCCttctctcctcctcctccacctcctcctcctccgacaccaccaccaccgcaTCCCGCGACTCCACCGCCTCTCACTCCTCCTCagactcctcctcctcctcagcCGCCGACCTTCTCCACCACCTAGATTGCGACTCCTCCCGCCCTAGCTCCGTCACCGACGACGAATTCAAACGCCTCACGAACGCCAGCGACAACGACATCCTTTCGCTCAACTACCACCACCCGAGAAAATCAGCAAAGTACTTCTCACTCGCGAAATTATCCTCCGTCTTCCGTAAGGAAAACAAAAACGCGACGCCCCCTTCAGCCTACTCCGCCGGCGGCGCAGCAGTGAAGCGCGTGAGCTCAAGCGCGAAGGAAGTCATACGGAAGTACTTGAAAAAGGTGAAGCCTTTGTACGAAAAGCTCTCCCAgaaacagcagcagcaacagaaAATGTCTTGTCCACCGCAGTCGTCATCAAGAATCTCAAGATCGGCGAACACTACTCTGTGCCTGACGAAAGATAAAGATGAAGAATTCACGACAGGCGTAAATTATCCAAAGGAGAATACCAACACAAGCATTTCACATTCCTTTTCAGGGAATTTGAGGTACCCCAGAAGAAGAAGCTGCATCTCGAGCTGCCCATCGTCGATGATGTCATCCCCCAGCCATGGCAAAAGCGGGTTCGGGTTCGCACAAATGGGTCGGGCCGGAGCAGGAGTGTACAATTCAGATGCTTCGTCAATGGAGGAATTGCAGAGTGCAATCCAGGGTGCAATTGCTCATTGCAAGAACTCCATgctcaagaacaagaatatgGTCAGTAATGAAATTTGA